Proteins found in one Carcharodon carcharias isolate sCarCar2 chromosome 8, sCarCar2.pri, whole genome shotgun sequence genomic segment:
- the si:ch211-51h9.7 gene encoding protein cereblon, which yields MWRVLVPLLLVLVSIVSSHNASQGSPDELLLCRSCGFEVAASRDLKFVASALALAQRNDTVIGELRVPVQLFQNPQGLRFQVLTFKKAAVHKHWPADEQFSWFPGYSWTVATCPRCHSHLGWSFQPNIWPQRVPDKEFEESEETFVALILDRLLQENFAATLLMVPKSYRS from the exons TGAGCAGCCACAACGCCAGTCAAGGCTCCCCAGATGAGCTCTTGCTCTGCCGGTCGTGTGGTTTTGAGGTGGCCGCCAGCCGGGATCTCAAGTTCGTGGCCAGCGCCCTGGCTCTAGCTCAGCGGAACGACACGGTGATCGGCGAGCTCAGGGTCCCGGTGCAGCTTTTCCAGAATCCGCAGGGGCTTCGCTTCCAGGTGCTCACTTTCAAGAAAGCCGCAGTCCACAAGCACTGGCCGGCGGATGAGCAGTTCTCCTGGTTCCCTGGGTACTCGTGGACAGTGGCAACGTGTCCCAGGTGCCACAGTCACTTAG GTTGGTCATTTCAGCCCAACATTTGGCCTCAACGTGTTCCAGATAAAGAATTTGAAGAATCAGAAGAAACATTTGTTGCACTGATTCTAGACAGACTTCTTCAGGAGAATTTTGCTGCAACACTTCTCATGGTGCCAAAGTCCTACCGGAGTTGA
- the seta gene encoding SET nuclear proto-oncogene a, producing the protein MSVPATKMSKKEVNSNHDGADETSEKEQQEAIEHIDEVQNEIDRLNEQASEEILKVEQKYNKLRQPYFQKRSELIAKIPNFWVTTFVNHPQVSALLGEEDEEALHYLTRVEVTEFEDIKSGYRIDFYFDENPYFDNKVLSKEFHLNENGDPSSKSTEIKWKPGKDLTKRSSQSQTKVGRKRQHEEPESFFTWFTDHSDAGADELGEVIKDDIWPNPLQYYLVPDMEDEEGDGEEEDEDEEEEEGLEDIDEEGDEDEEGEEEDEEEEEEGEEAEEEEGEDD; encoded by the exons ATGTCGGTCCCAGCGACAAAGATGAGTAAAAAAGAGGTGAACTCGAACCATGATGGAGCAGACGAGACCTCAG AAAAAGAGCAACAGGAAGCCATTGAACACATTGATGAAGTACAGAATGAAATAGACAG ACTGAATGAACAGGCAAGTGAGGAAATATTGAAAGTAGAGCAAAAATACAACAAGCTACGCCAGCCATACTTCCAGAAGCGGTCGGAACTCATTGCCAAAATTCCCAACTTTTGGGTGACTACGTTTGTCAACCACCCACAAG TATCTGCGCTTCTGGGAGAGGAGGACGAGGAGGCACTGCATTATCTGACGAGAGTGGAGGTGACAGAATTTGAAGATATCAAATCAGGCTATAGAATAGATTTT TATTTTGATGAGAACCCGTACTTTGATAACAAAGTTCTGTCCAAAGAATTTCACCTGAATGAAAATGGAGACCCATCTTCAAAATCAACAGAGATCAAATGGAAACCAGGAAAG GACCTGACAAAGCGCTCCAGCCAGTCACAGACTAAAGTGGGGAGGAAGCGACAGCATGAAGAACCAGAAAGCTTCTTCACCTGGTTCACTGATCACTCGGATGCAGGTGCAGATGAGCTGGGAGAGGTTATCAAGGATGACATCTGGCCGAACCCTCTGCAGTATTACTTA GTTCCCGATATGGAAGATGAAGAAGGGGATGGTGAGGAggaagatgaagatgaggaggaagaggagggattggaggacattgatgaagaaggagatgaggatgaagagggagaagaggaggatgaagaggaggaagaagaaggggaAGAAGCGGAG GAGGAGGAAGGCGAAGACGACTGA